A single Triticum dicoccoides isolate Atlit2015 ecotype Zavitan chromosome 2A, WEW_v2.0, whole genome shotgun sequence DNA region contains:
- the LOC119359758 gene encoding transcription repressor OFP1-like has translation MGSHYRFRLSHLVPNSWFYKLRDMKRPRPPSQPRSSTATRTPRRSSSSHYYCHGTSTPKPLPLPPHQSYSSYLQLRAKKMPPEKLRLSPLCLSPKATNIRFPNDRHQSPSSRSAAAVVVDDFQGLQLRPIRTRPAPIASRSAHHSTTASSTCPSSPRLRSRRIRLSSSGCCRVSTRCTGRRRSARRSIAVVVASTDPHKDFRESMVEMIVGTDMRGAEALRDLLDCYLSLNSREYHGVITEAFRGIWLQIIRDGVEI, from the coding sequence ATGGGCAGCCATTACAGGTTCAGACTGTCCCATCTCGTGCCAAACTCTTGGTTCTACAAGCTGAGGGACATGAAGAGACCCAGACCACCAAGCCAACCAAGAAGCTCTACAGCTACAAGAACACCAAGGAGATCATCATCAAGCCACTACTACTGCCATGGAACCAGCACCCCAAAACCTCTTCCATTACCACCACACCAATCCTACTCCTCCTACCTACAACTACGAGCAAAGAAAATGCCACCGGAGAAGCTGCGCCTCTCTCCTCTCTGCCTCAGCCCAAAGGCAACAAACATCCGATTCCCCAACGATCGTCATCAGTCACCATCTTCGAGAagtgccgccgccgtcgtcgtcgacgATTTTCAAGGCTTGCAACTACGTCCGATTCGCACAAGGCCAGCGCCAATCGCGTCGAGAAGTGCGCACCACAGCACGACCGCAAGCAGTACgtgcccgagctcgccgaggcttaGGAGCAGAAGGATTCGTCTTTCCAGCAGTGGCTGTTGCAGAGTTAGCACCAGGTGCACTGGTCgccggagaagcgcgaggaggagcatcgccgtcgtggtggcgtcgacggaccCGCACAAGGACTTCAGGGAGAGCATGGTGGAGATGATCGTCGGGACCGACATGCGCGGAGCAGAGGCTCTGAGGGACCTCCTTGATTGCTATCTGTCGTTGAACTCGAGGGAGTACCATGGAGTAATCACGGAGGCGTTCAGGGGAATCTGGCTCCAGATTATCCGTGACGGTGTTGAGATATGA